CGTCCAGCGTCACACGACAGTTCGCCTGCATGAACTGCTCCTCAAAGCGCGCAACAATCGTCCTGGCGATCTGACCGAGGTCGAGTGCCTCCAAATGCAGGGGCATCTGCCCTTCCCGAATCTGTGTAACATCCAGCAGCTCGTCAACCAGGTGTGTCAATCGGCCTAGCTGCTGATTGGTTACGTCGAGCTTGCTCATAAGTCGCTCGATGAGCATATCAGTCGCGTTGTCACCTTTTTGGGCAACTCGTTGCAGGCTTTGGATGTGAAGCTGTAGGGTTGTGAGCGGTGTTTTCAGCTCGTGCGCGGCTATTGCCAAAAAGTCGTCACGAATGCGAATAGCCGCCTGAGCCTCGTGCAGGAGCCGTTCGCGCTCAATCGCCGCAAGTCGCCGCTCGGTAATATCATGGCACATCGTCAGCACGCACGGGTATCCCTCATAATCGATCAGCGCAAGCGAGGCGATAACAATACGACGCTCCTGCTGCCTGGTGCGAAACGTAAGCTCGATGTCGCGAATCACGGGCTGCTCAAGCAACATACGCCCGATGCGGTTGCGATCTTCGGGGTTATCCCATACGCCCAATTCAAGCGCTGTTCGGCCAATGACCTCCTCCCGCTCGTATCCGGTAATCCGCGCAAAATACTCATTGACGTCAACATATCGTCCATCCGCTAACGCGGAGATAACCACGGCAACTGGACTTGCGCGAAAGAGCGCAGCAAATGGTTCCTCCAAGTGCGGCAGCGTACCTGGGGCTTGCCCAACCTGGATGACTTGTGCCTCGAGCTGCGTCACGCGGTGGCGGAGGTGTAGAACCTCGTTGCGCAGTTGTTCCGTGGCCTGGCTGGTATCAGTCATACAGAACCCAGTGATTTCATCAAAAGTATTCCGGCGACCGTGGTCGCTGGTAGCGTGTTATCAAAGCTCTTAGATCCACCGTGAGGCGGCTGCAAAATGCGGCAGGCTCAGGATAGCGCCACGCTAGCCTCACACGAGCCAATTGAGGAAAGGTTGCGCGAATGAGTGGCGTGGTGTTTGGGAAACCGGCACGCCGTATTATTGCATGACCAGTTGCCGATGTCTATAGGAATAGTGGCTAGGATAC
The DNA window shown above is from Herpetosiphonaceae bacterium and carries:
- a CDS encoding PAS domain-containing sensor histidine kinase, with product MTDTSQATEQLRNEVLHLRHRVTQLEAQVIQVGQAPGTLPHLEEPFAALFRASPVAVVISALADGRYVDVNEYFARITGYEREEVIGRTALELGVWDNPEDRNRIGRMLLEQPVIRDIELTFRTRQQERRIVIASLALIDYEGYPCVLTMCHDITERRLAAIERERLLHEAQAAIRIRDDFLAIAAHELKTPLTTLQLHIQSLQRVAQKGDNATDMLIERLMSKLDVTNQQLGRLTHLVDELLDVTQIREGQMPLHLEALDLGQIARTIVARFEEQFMQANCRVTLDVAPSQMIEADQSGIDRIITNLLSNAVKYGRGQPIELRVTGDATSVCLIVRDYGIGIAVADHQRIFERFERAVPNNDYGGLGLGLYVVQQLVTALHGAIYVESEPGSGATFIVTFPRHVH